One region of Quercus lobata isolate SW786 chromosome 2, ValleyOak3.0 Primary Assembly, whole genome shotgun sequence genomic DNA includes:
- the LOC115978036 gene encoding putative laccase-9 yields the protein MGLKNMDLGLAFLGYLFLDGLFLCMAAEHEITFDLREKVVTSLCNKSESLLLVNESYPGPTLRVRKGDTTYITVNNNGLYGLTVHWHGVKQPKNPWSDGPEYITQCPIQPGNSFTYKVIFSDEEGTLWWHAHSDWTRATVYGAIVVEPAEGKLYPFDKQPDGEHIIILGEWYNGFLRTMLEAAMRIGADVAPSDAYTINGQPGFSNDCYIENITIFEVARGNTYLLRIVSAVMNEEMFFGIAGHNITVVGQDGAYLKPIPTSYIMISPGQTMDVLVTANNSIDGHTSYYMVATPYSDSGGAPFNEKNTSAVLNYGGLIYNPLYPEFLPDPKNTDAADAFTKQIKALATEEHPIDVPQEIDERIFITISVNQLPCNLPEGEKCGGPGGNMHASTLNNISFQNPSVDILQAYYWNLTASTAPPLPFDTDFPAFPPVPFNYTAGDNAQYQFPSLGTKVRMIEYGQRVEIVFQGTNIGNPENHPIHLHGYSFYVVGRGHGNFDTDPNYKHDYNLVDPPRVNTIGVPKNGWVAIRFKADNPGVWFMHCHLEKHAIYGMAGVLIVKDGDNDQEKMLPPPKDGMPKC from the exons ATGGGATTAAAGAATATGGATTTGGGCCTAGCGTTCCTAGGATATTTGTTTCTAGATGGGCTGTTCCTTTGCATGGCTGCGGAGCACGAGATCACCTTTGAT CTGAGAGAGAAAGTTGTTACAAGTCTGTGTAACAAAAGCGAGAGCTTGCTCCTTGTAAACGAATCGTACCCGGGCCCTACACTTCGTGTTCGCAAAGGCGATACAACTTATATTACTGTCAACAATAATGGTTTATATGGTCTTACCGTTCACTG GCATGGAGTAAAGCAACCAAAAAATCCATGGTCAGATGGTCCTGAATACATTACACAATGTCCCATTCAGCCAGGAAATAGCTTCACTTATAAGGTCATATTTTCTGATGAAGAAGGAACTTTATGGTGGCATGCCCATAGTGACTGGACACGTGCCACAGTATATGGGGCCATCGTTGTTGAACCTGCTGAGGGAAAATTATATCCATTTGACAAGCAGCCAGATGGTGAACACATAATTATACTTg GGGAATGGTACAATGGATTCTTGAGGACAATGCTCGAAGCTGCCATGAGAATCGGAGCTGATGTAGCACCATCAGATGCTTACACTATCAATGGTCAACCTGGATTTTCAAATGATTGCTATATTG aaaatataacaatatttGAGGTTGCTCGTGGCAATACATATCTTCTCCGAATAGTAAGTGCAGTGATGAATGAAGAAATGTTCTTTGGAATTGCTGGACACAATATCACAGTAGTGGGTCAAGATGGTGCATACTTAAAGCCCATACCCACCAGCTACATCATGATTTCCCCTGGACAAACAATGGATGTCTTGGTCACAGCAAACAATTCCATTGATGGGCACACTTCCTATTACATGGTTGCTACGCCTTATTCAGACTCAGGAGGGGCTCCGTTCAATGAAAAAAACACTTCAGCAGTTCTCAACTACGGTGGTTTAATATATAATCCTCTCTATCCAGAATTCCTTCCTGATCCTAAAAATACAGACGCCGCAGATGCctttacaaaacaaataaaggcATTGGCAACTGAAGAGCACCCAATTGATGTCCCACAAGAAATTGATGAAAGAATATTCATTACAATATCTGTGAATCAATTGCCTTGTAATCTACCTGAAGGTGAGAAATGTGGAGGGCCAGGTGGTAACATGCATGCTTCAACCTTAAACAACATAAGTTTCCAGAACCCATCGGTTGATATATTGCAAGCATACTATTG GAACTTAACCGCTTCTACTGCTCCTCCTCTTCCTTTTGACACTGATTTTCCGGCTTTCCCTCCTGTTCCTTTTAACTACACTGCAGGTGACAATGCCCAATATCAATTTCCCAGCCTAGGAACGAAGGTAAGGATGATAGAGTATGGTCAAAGAGTGGAAATCGTGTTCCAAGGGACTAATATAGGGAATCCGGAGAACCATCCAATTCATCTTCATGGTTATAGCTTCTACGTGGTTGGAAGGGGTCATGGAAACTTTGACACCGACCCCAATTACAAACATGATTACAATTTGGTTGATCCTCCTAGAGTTAACACCATTGGAGTTCCTAAAAACGGCTGGGTTGCCATTAGATTTAAAGCTGATAATCCCG GGGTTTGGTTTATGCACTGTCATTTGGAAAAGCACGCCATCTACGGTATGGCTGGGGTCCTCATTGTGAAGGATGGAGACAACGATCAGGAAAAAATGCTGCCACCTCCTAAAGATGGTATGCCTAAATGTTGa